A window of the Pseudobacteriovorax antillogorgiicola genome harbors these coding sequences:
- a CDS encoding biosynthetic peptidoglycan transglycosylase: MRVFKITAKRVIVIILGALLAIPILLMPPVWQLKSGPVDVTRWPKTGEQTFSIGPQWKHWVPIKSVSWHVLHAIMVAEDARFLDHMGIDPTAIYNSLKLNLEKGRYVRGASTISQQVVKMTLLSPEKTLLRKFREILGALLMEQLLSKEEILEWYINLTEFGDGVFGIKDAAFHYFDTSPELLTIQQGANLALVLPSPNAWSVGLRSRKLTAFGHRRYAHIIEMMFQQGFINEPLRKAALATGDFGRPIDPNMPDEGDEQIPADETEEAP, translated from the coding sequence ATGAGAGTGTTTAAAATTACAGCTAAGAGGGTAATCGTCATCATTTTGGGGGCATTGCTCGCGATTCCCATCCTTCTTATGCCACCCGTCTGGCAACTTAAATCAGGGCCTGTGGATGTCACCCGCTGGCCAAAGACCGGGGAGCAAACCTTTTCTATCGGGCCTCAGTGGAAACATTGGGTCCCCATAAAGTCTGTTTCTTGGCATGTGCTTCACGCGATCATGGTCGCAGAAGACGCTCGATTCCTAGATCACATGGGCATCGACCCAACCGCTATCTACAATAGCTTGAAACTCAATCTAGAGAAGGGCAGATATGTAAGAGGAGCTTCAACCATCTCCCAGCAAGTTGTCAAGATGACCTTACTCAGTCCAGAAAAGACGCTGCTCCGCAAGTTTCGAGAAATCTTGGGTGCTCTCCTGATGGAGCAGCTCCTTAGTAAAGAAGAGATTCTAGAGTGGTACATCAATCTCACAGAATTTGGTGATGGAGTCTTTGGTATCAAGGATGCCGCCTTTCACTATTTCGACACCTCACCCGAACTTCTAACTATCCAGCAGGGAGCCAACCTAGCTCTCGTTTTGCCTAGCCCGAACGCTTGGTCTGTGGGACTCAGGTCTCGCAAGCTTACAGCCTTTGGTCATCGCCGCTATGCCCATATTATCGAGATGATGTTCCAGCAGGGGTTTATCAATGAGCCACTGAGAAAGGCTGCTTTGGCAACTGGCGACTTCGGGCGACCCATCGACCCGAACATGCCGGATGAAGGCGACGAACAAATACCTGCTGATGAAACTGAGGAGGCTCCATGA
- the dnaE gene encoding DNA polymerase III subunit alpha, which yields MSEDNLNPRKLVHLHVHSEYSLLDGAIRISDAIKKVKSQGHTALALTDHSNMFGAVEFYVKCKDAGLNPILGAEINWDGLPESQVVRKATGDSQAAAYHLVLLAKSTEGYKNLCRVVSSGYLRENPGEVSVAPAEKVRDNAGDVIALSSCLHGEFAYLVNSLMELSPNPLEELKAPTEPCEPVVTALNAHVQFMKEAFGDDYYIELIDNNLGLQRKVIPVLVEVAYHYGLPLVATADSHYLNPEDDEAHAVLTSVKNDLKQSHIAKRNKAAQFHLFSNEEMVDKYGRWAEALDNQSKIAEQCHVELTFGKYFLPKFEVDGIDNIDDALIQLSKEGLEERLVHLRKQYGPEFDAEAEKTYWDRLDFEIGIIIKMGFPGYFLIVQDFINWAKDHDIPVGPGRGSGAGSLIAYALKITDLDPLKFNLIFERFLNPERVSMPDFDVDFCQERRDEVIQYVTQKYGADNVAQITTFGKMKAKAALRDVGRVLELGYSKVDRIAKLIPNELDITLKDALEREPRIQEEAKKDEIIEKMVDLALKLEGMSRHTSVHAAGVVISEGGMDNYVPVYKSEDGALITQYEMKNAEKVGLVKFDFLGLKTLTVIQKAVKLIQKSKDPNFNIETIDIEAKPVYDLISTAASVGIFQLESSGMQALLSKLKPSRFEDIIAVVALFRPGPLGSGMVDDFIERKHGRQEIEYLHPALETILDDTYGIILYQEQVQKIAASLASYSLGEADLLRRAMGKKKPEEMAKQKVRFSTGCRENNVPEEIAEELFELMAKFAAYGFNKSHSAAYGLVSYQTAYLKTFYPEEFMAAIMTCDLDNTDKVIRYIEECRRMKFKIYPPDINRSKLEFDVPGPRSVGYGLEAIKGVGGASLEKMVRERDENGPYKSLTDLAKRINLQKVGKKTLELLAEAGAFDSFGSSRDAIKAAIPEMVKFSESHHSNESTGQVLLFADDDVEENMVDLAKFEEDIAQAGSSESRLEWLLKEKKNLGVFLSGHPMDLYPEDVKKFGQLQIKDIPKRVGSKDVNIVAFLTGTSERLTKTNKKMAYIHLEDETGSWEGVMFEKDLPEFFPEPNTVVVAKVNVAKSYDGTSISLKVDSLAPLQDVRREVTKRVEIQIGSQKDLNPTALNQKKATIGRLGTLLASHPGRTPLIVNLKYGRVQIKINPQIEGVDLCDDFYQSIKNMGTEDVQLQYF from the coding sequence ATGAGCGAAGACAACCTCAACCCGCGTAAGCTTGTTCACCTCCACGTCCACTCGGAGTATTCGTTGCTGGACGGCGCCATCCGGATCTCGGATGCGATCAAAAAAGTCAAAAGTCAGGGCCACACGGCTCTGGCTCTCACCGATCACAGCAATATGTTTGGAGCTGTTGAGTTCTACGTCAAGTGTAAGGATGCAGGACTCAACCCCATTCTCGGGGCCGAGATCAATTGGGATGGGCTTCCAGAAAGCCAAGTGGTACGTAAGGCCACGGGAGACTCCCAAGCCGCCGCTTACCACCTAGTTCTACTCGCTAAATCAACAGAAGGTTACAAAAACCTATGCCGCGTGGTTTCCTCTGGCTACCTTCGGGAAAATCCAGGTGAGGTGTCGGTCGCTCCAGCTGAAAAGGTCCGGGACAATGCCGGTGATGTGATCGCCTTATCCAGCTGCCTCCATGGAGAGTTTGCCTACCTGGTCAATAGCCTCATGGAACTAAGCCCAAACCCCCTTGAAGAACTTAAGGCTCCTACAGAGCCCTGTGAGCCCGTTGTCACTGCGCTCAATGCCCATGTGCAGTTTATGAAAGAGGCTTTTGGCGACGACTATTACATCGAGTTGATCGATAATAATCTTGGCTTGCAAAGGAAAGTCATCCCCGTGCTGGTGGAGGTAGCCTATCACTATGGATTGCCCCTCGTAGCCACTGCTGATTCCCATTACCTAAATCCAGAGGACGATGAAGCTCACGCAGTACTCACCTCTGTAAAGAATGACTTAAAGCAGTCCCATATTGCTAAACGCAACAAGGCTGCTCAGTTTCACCTTTTTTCCAATGAGGAGATGGTGGACAAGTACGGTCGCTGGGCGGAAGCCTTAGATAACCAATCTAAGATTGCCGAGCAGTGTCACGTTGAGTTGACCTTTGGCAAATACTTTCTGCCTAAATTCGAAGTAGACGGCATCGATAACATCGATGATGCTCTCATACAGCTTTCCAAGGAAGGGCTTGAGGAGCGGCTGGTACACCTTCGCAAGCAATATGGCCCAGAGTTTGATGCCGAAGCGGAGAAAACCTACTGGGACCGCCTAGATTTTGAAATTGGCATCATCATCAAAATGGGTTTCCCTGGCTACTTCTTGATCGTCCAGGACTTTATCAACTGGGCTAAGGATCATGATATTCCTGTTGGCCCGGGCCGGGGATCGGGAGCAGGCTCCTTGATTGCCTATGCTTTGAAAATTACCGATCTGGACCCTTTGAAGTTCAATCTTATCTTCGAACGATTCTTGAATCCTGAGCGGGTTTCCATGCCTGACTTCGACGTCGATTTCTGCCAAGAGCGCCGCGACGAGGTGATTCAATACGTGACGCAGAAGTATGGTGCGGATAACGTGGCTCAGATCACCACCTTCGGAAAGATGAAAGCCAAGGCTGCCCTGCGAGATGTGGGCCGAGTCTTGGAGCTAGGTTACAGCAAGGTAGACCGCATCGCCAAGCTGATTCCCAACGAACTGGATATCACCTTAAAAGATGCTCTGGAGCGAGAGCCTCGCATCCAAGAGGAAGCCAAGAAAGATGAGATCATCGAAAAGATGGTCGACCTTGCACTCAAGCTAGAAGGCATGAGCCGCCACACCTCAGTTCACGCTGCCGGAGTTGTGATTTCCGAAGGGGGTATGGACAACTACGTTCCCGTCTATAAATCAGAAGACGGTGCTCTCATCACTCAATATGAGATGAAAAATGCGGAGAAGGTTGGACTCGTCAAGTTCGACTTTCTGGGTCTAAAAACCCTAACCGTGATTCAAAAAGCTGTGAAGCTTATCCAGAAGTCAAAAGACCCCAACTTCAATATTGAAACCATCGACATCGAGGCCAAGCCGGTTTACGACCTGATCTCAACCGCGGCATCCGTTGGTATATTCCAGCTTGAAAGTTCAGGAATGCAGGCTTTGTTAAGCAAGCTCAAGCCTTCACGCTTTGAAGATATTATCGCGGTTGTGGCCCTTTTCAGGCCGGGCCCCCTCGGCTCGGGGATGGTGGACGACTTTATCGAGCGTAAGCATGGTCGCCAGGAGATTGAGTATCTCCACCCTGCTCTTGAAACCATTCTTGACGACACCTACGGCATCATCCTGTACCAGGAGCAGGTGCAAAAGATCGCTGCATCACTGGCTTCCTACTCACTTGGCGAAGCTGACTTGCTCCGCCGCGCCATGGGTAAGAAAAAACCTGAAGAGATGGCCAAGCAAAAGGTTCGATTCTCGACGGGATGCCGGGAAAACAACGTCCCCGAAGAGATTGCTGAAGAGCTATTTGAACTGATGGCAAAATTTGCTGCCTACGGTTTTAACAAGTCTCACTCGGCAGCCTACGGACTGGTCAGTTACCAAACAGCCTACTTAAAGACCTTCTATCCTGAAGAGTTCATGGCAGCGATCATGACCTGCGACTTGGATAACACCGATAAGGTGATCCGCTACATTGAAGAATGTCGGCGGATGAAGTTTAAAATCTATCCACCGGATATTAATCGCAGCAAGCTCGAATTCGATGTCCCCGGCCCTAGATCTGTAGGCTATGGCCTGGAAGCAATCAAAGGGGTTGGTGGAGCATCGCTTGAGAAGATGGTCCGTGAACGGGATGAAAATGGCCCTTATAAGTCCCTAACGGATCTTGCCAAGCGCATCAACTTGCAAAAGGTTGGTAAAAAAACCTTGGAACTTCTAGCCGAAGCTGGTGCTTTCGATAGCTTCGGCTCTAGCCGTGATGCCATCAAAGCTGCTATCCCTGAAATGGTGAAGTTTTCTGAAAGCCACCACAGTAATGAGTCTACTGGCCAGGTATTGCTGTTTGCCGACGATGATGTTGAAGAAAACATGGTAGATCTGGCTAAATTTGAGGAAGATATCGCGCAGGCTGGCAGCTCTGAATCCAGGCTGGAGTGGCTCTTAAAAGAGAAGAAAAACTTGGGAGTATTCCTAAGCGGCCACCCCATGGACCTTTACCCAGAAGATGTCAAAAAATTTGGTCAGCTCCAGATCAAGGATATTCCTAAGCGCGTGGGTTCAAAAGATGTCAATATCGTGGCCTTTCTCACTGGAACTTCAGAGCGCCTCACCAAAACTAACAAGAAGATGGCCTATATCCACTTAGAAGACGAAACGGGATCTTGGGAAGGGGTGATGTTTGAAAAAGATCTCCCCGAGTTTTTCCCTGAGCCCAATACCGTGGTCGTTGCCAAAGTCAACGTTGCCAAAAGCTATGACGGCACTTCGATCTCTCTTAAGGTAGACTCATTGGCTCCATTGCAAGATGTTAGGCGAGAAGTCACCAAGCGGGTAGAGATCCAGATAGGAAGCCAAAAAGATTTGAATCCAACAGCTCTCAACCAGAAGAAAGCCACCATTGGCCGTCTTGGGACGTTGCTCGCCAGTCACCCCGGAAGAACACCCCTGATCGTCAATTTGAAATATGGACGGGTTCAAATCAAAATCAATCCTCAGATCGAAGGGGTCGACCTCTGCGATGACTTCTACCAGAGCATCAAAAACATGGGGACGGAGGATGTCCAACTGCAATACTTCTAG